Proteins encoded in a region of the Chryseobacterium piperi genome:
- a CDS encoding aminotransferase class I/II-fold pyridoxal phosphate-dependent enzyme, which translates to MPAQFHHLRQALNQRKENGTFRCLRSGSKGIDFYSNDYLGLSRNKELQQWILQEVTANPGLLSGSTGSRLISGNSATVTETEQYIAREHHVPSALLFPSGYNANLALLSTLPGRQDTIIADEQIHRSIHDACMMSHAKKIKFKHNDLKSLENKLQRIEGNCYIAVESLYSMEGDFAPIQEMAELAQKYSAGLLVDEAHAFGVLGYGLIAKYQLQSQVLATVVTYGKALGAHGAAILTNELIRDYLINFASPFIYTTSAQDIQWMSIRTGYEFLKEHEKLSLDLRKNIKLFRKQRLKSPSSENSPIQAIIIPDNQRLKALQNALSEKGMLTYPIYSPTVKEGTERIRICLHSFNTEEEIIELARTIVKFI; encoded by the coding sequence ATGCCAGCTCAGTTTCACCATTTGCGACAGGCATTGAATCAAAGAAAAGAAAACGGAACCTTCCGGTGTTTAAGATCCGGATCCAAAGGAATTGATTTTTATTCTAATGACTACCTGGGACTTTCGCGGAATAAGGAACTTCAACAATGGATACTTCAGGAAGTAACAGCCAATCCCGGACTACTATCAGGAAGTACCGGATCGAGACTAATTAGTGGAAATAGCGCTACTGTAACCGAGACTGAACAATACATTGCCCGGGAGCATCATGTACCTTCCGCTTTACTTTTTCCGTCCGGATACAATGCTAACCTGGCTTTATTGTCGACTCTTCCGGGAAGACAGGACACGATTATTGCAGATGAACAGATTCATCGGTCCATACATGATGCCTGCATGATGTCCCATGCAAAAAAGATCAAGTTTAAACATAATGATCTTAAAAGCTTAGAGAATAAACTCCAGCGCATTGAAGGAAACTGTTATATCGCTGTTGAAAGTCTCTATTCTATGGAAGGAGATTTTGCTCCAATCCAGGAAATGGCAGAATTAGCTCAAAAATATTCTGCAGGATTACTGGTTGACGAAGCTCATGCTTTTGGAGTATTGGGATACGGATTGATAGCAAAATACCAATTGCAAAGCCAGGTTCTGGCGACTGTAGTTACTTATGGGAAAGCACTCGGAGCCCACGGTGCAGCGATACTGACCAATGAATTGATCAGAGATTATCTCATCAATTTTGCATCTCCTTTTATATATACAACATCTGCCCAGGATATCCAGTGGATGAGTATTAGAACCGGATATGAATTCCTTAAGGAGCATGAGAAACTATCATTGGATCTGCGGAAAAACATTAAACTTTTCAGAAAACAGAGGCTTAAGAGTCCATCCTCTGAAAACAGCCCAATACAAGCTATTATAATTCCCGATAACCAAAGACTAAAAGCTTTACAAAATGCTTTATCCGAAAAAGGAATGCTCACATATCCTATCTATAGTCCAACTGTAAAAGAGGGAACTGAAAGAATACGGATTTGCCTGCACAGCTTTAATACGGAAGAGGAAATTATAGAGCTGGCAAGGACTATTGTAAAATTTATATAG
- a CDS encoding IS5 family transposase: MYPTDLTQTQWQFIKKALDFDDRKRKYDLVVIWNAISYLVKTGCQWRLLPHDFPKWQLVYYYYSKWSNLEIFDLLLSKLREEVRRNRGQKAQASLGIIDSQSVRWGNNRSLNGFDGGKKIKGIKRHVVVDKNGFLLAVMVSVANVHDSKAALLLIKTLRYLLIPLQVILADGGYRGEIIEEIRIKFNYIIQIVMRSDKKVKGFEPIHKRWIIERTFAWFDNDRRLCRNYELLMESSENMVKLSAIKLLLNKI; this comes from the coding sequence ATGTATCCAACGGACTTAACCCAAACTCAGTGGCAATTTATAAAAAAAGCATTAGATTTTGATGACAGAAAACGAAAATATGATTTGGTTGTCATTTGGAATGCTATCAGTTATTTAGTAAAAACAGGCTGTCAATGGAGACTTTTACCTCATGATTTTCCCAAATGGCAATTGGTTTATTACTATTATTCAAAATGGTCAAATCTGGAGATTTTCGATTTATTATTATCAAAATTGAGAGAGGAAGTACGACGAAACAGGGGTCAGAAAGCGCAGGCAAGTTTAGGAATTATTGACAGTCAAAGTGTTCGTTGGGGAAATAACCGTTCACTCAATGGCTTTGACGGAGGTAAAAAAATAAAAGGAATCAAGAGACACGTTGTGGTAGACAAAAATGGTTTTTTGTTAGCCGTAATGGTAAGTGTAGCCAATGTTCATGACAGTAAGGCTGCATTGTTACTGATCAAAACACTGCGATATTTACTAATTCCGCTTCAGGTAATCCTGGCGGACGGAGGTTATAGAGGAGAGATTATTGAGGAAATAAGAATTAAGTTTAATTATATCATTCAGATCGTAATGCGGAGTGACAAAAAAGTAAAAGGGTTTGAGCCAATTCATAAACGATGGATTATAGAGCGTACATTTGCTTGGTTTGATAACGATAGAAGATTATGCAGAAATTATGAACTC
- the bioD gene encoding dethiobiotin synthase → MKLFVTGIGTEIGKTVCSAILTHYFKADYWKPIQSGDLHHTDSMKISDWVGDEVLCHPETYRLQLAASPHQSASEEGKEIRVDDFQLPETSNALIVEGAGGLMVPLSDHELMIDLMEKLRLPVVLVVRNYLGCINHTLLSIMALKERGLTLEYLILNGSFPVDSERVIINYTEKKTKIIRIPDVNDLTKENIKQISNNLKELQNG, encoded by the coding sequence ATGAAATTATTCGTAACAGGAATAGGAACTGAAATCGGGAAAACCGTTTGTTCTGCCATTTTAACCCATTATTTCAAGGCAGATTATTGGAAACCCATACAGTCAGGAGATTTACACCATACCGACAGTATGAAAATCAGTGATTGGGTAGGAGATGAGGTGCTTTGTCATCCTGAAACCTATCGCTTACAACTAGCCGCATCACCCCATCAATCGGCATCAGAAGAAGGAAAAGAAATCCGGGTAGATGATTTTCAATTGCCGGAAACATCCAATGCGCTTATTGTGGAAGGGGCAGGAGGACTCATGGTTCCATTATCAGACCATGAACTTATGATCGACCTGATGGAAAAGCTTCGCCTTCCCGTTGTTTTGGTGGTGAGAAATTATCTCGGATGTATCAACCATACTTTATTGTCAATAATGGCACTTAAAGAAAGAGGATTGACATTAGAATACCTGATCCTCAATGGATCTTTTCCCGTCGATTCAGAACGGGTAATCATTAACTATACAGAAAAAAAGACAAAAATAATCAGAATCCCCGATGTCAATGATTTGACAAAGGAAAACATTAAACAGATTTCAAATAATTTAAAAGAATTACAGAATGGATAA
- the bioB gene encoding biotin synthase BioB: MDKKTKLRNDWTKEEIEKIFNQPLLELIYQAATVHREWHNPEEVQISTLLSIKTGGCVEDCSYCGQAARYHTNIKVQALLPTETVIAHAQKAKDSGSSRFCMAAAWREVRNNRDFDRVIDMVKGVNELGLEVCCTLGMLTEEQAIRLQEAGLYAYNHNLDTSEQYYEEIISTRTFDNRINTINNVRKAGITVCSGGIIGLGETNGDRISMLLTLATMPKHPESVPINALARVAGTPLENNPKVDTWEMVRMIATARIVMPSSMVRLSAGRIEMSETEQAWCFMAGANSIFTGERETLLVTPNPGVSEDMQMLNTLGLKPMRKAEEALVNS; encoded by the coding sequence ATGGATAAAAAAACAAAACTTAGGAATGATTGGACCAAAGAAGAAATAGAAAAAATATTTAATCAACCTTTATTAGAGCTTATTTACCAGGCTGCAACCGTCCACCGGGAATGGCATAATCCGGAAGAAGTACAGATTTCTACCTTATTATCGATTAAAACAGGAGGTTGTGTAGAAGACTGTTCTTATTGCGGGCAGGCAGCACGTTACCACACCAACATCAAGGTACAGGCACTATTACCTACCGAAACCGTTATTGCCCATGCTCAAAAGGCAAAGGATTCTGGGTCTTCAAGATTCTGTATGGCCGCTGCATGGCGTGAAGTACGGAACAACCGTGACTTCGACCGTGTTATTGACATGGTAAAAGGAGTGAATGAACTAGGGCTTGAAGTATGCTGTACTTTAGGAATGTTAACCGAAGAACAGGCAATCCGTTTACAGGAAGCAGGACTTTATGCCTACAACCACAACCTGGACACTTCTGAACAGTATTATGAAGAAATTATCTCCACCCGCACATTTGACAACAGAATCAATACGATTAATAATGTCAGAAAAGCTGGAATTACAGTATGTTCCGGAGGAATTATAGGCCTAGGAGAAACAAACGGCGACCGTATTTCTATGCTGCTGACATTAGCTACAATGCCTAAACACCCTGAATCTGTTCCTATCAATGCCTTAGCCAGAGTAGCAGGAACACCTCTTGAAAATAATCCAAAAGTAGACACCTGGGAAATGGTGAGAATGATTGCTACTGCAAGAATCGTCATGCCATCATCTATGGTCCGCCTGAGCGCAGGACGCATCGAAATGTCGGAAACAGAGCAGGCATGGTGCTTTATGGCAGGAGCTAATTCCATTTTTACCGGTGAAAGAGAAACTCTATTGGTAACACCCAATCCAGGAGTATCTGAAGATATGCAAATGCTGAATACACTGGGACTAAAACCTATGAGAAAGGCGGAAGAAGCTTTGGTCAATAGTTGA
- the bioA gene encoding adenosylmethionine--8-amino-7-oxononanoate transaminase: MNNELKRRDRAVNWHPYTQMKTADDAIPIIRGKGTYLYDNEGKKYLDAVSSWWVTLHGHAHPYIAQKVFNQLNTLEQVIFAGFTHEPAIQLSENLLNLLPENQGKVFYSDNGSTAVEVALKMSIQYAYNQGKAKNKILAFKDAYHGDTFGAMSVSGRSAWTQPFGGMLFEVIFIDTPHSGNLDDLKTQISNVADETACFIYEPLVQGAAGMLMHSAEDLSELMKFCRTKEIILIQDEVFTGFGRTGKLFAAHHLSEQPDIMCFSKGLTGGTMPMGITTCSEEIFNAFLSDDKYKTLFHGHSFTANPLACTAALASMELLLQENTQFAIQRICKQHSDFTKILNEHDLVENVRQTGTILAWDLKTDQGTSYFNETGKKIYDEFLSRGIIMRPLGNTMYLVPPYCITYEELDFIYKNIIKVLHLFLQQK, encoded by the coding sequence ATGAACAACGAATTAAAAAGGAGAGACCGGGCAGTGAACTGGCATCCCTATACACAGATGAAGACGGCAGATGATGCCATTCCCATTATCAGGGGAAAAGGAACCTATCTGTATGATAATGAAGGAAAAAAATATCTTGATGCGGTTTCTTCATGGTGGGTTACTTTACACGGACATGCTCATCCATATATTGCACAAAAGGTATTTAACCAACTGAATACACTGGAACAGGTCATCTTTGCCGGGTTTACCCATGAGCCTGCCATACAGCTTTCTGAAAACCTGCTTAACCTTCTTCCTGAAAATCAAGGAAAGGTTTTTTATTCAGATAATGGATCTACTGCCGTAGAAGTTGCTTTAAAAATGAGTATACAATATGCTTATAATCAGGGCAAAGCAAAAAATAAGATACTAGCGTTTAAGGATGCTTATCATGGGGATACTTTCGGTGCCATGTCTGTAAGCGGAAGAAGCGCATGGACTCAACCTTTTGGAGGAATGTTGTTTGAAGTGATCTTCATTGATACCCCTCATTCCGGTAATCTCGATGATCTGAAAACACAGATCAGTAACGTAGCTGATGAAACAGCCTGCTTTATATATGAACCTTTGGTACAGGGAGCAGCAGGAATGCTGATGCATTCTGCCGAAGATCTCAGCGAACTGATGAAATTCTGCCGAACCAAAGAAATTATCCTGATTCAGGATGAGGTTTTCACAGGATTTGGAAGGACAGGAAAACTTTTTGCAGCTCATCACCTTTCTGAACAACCGGATATCATGTGCTTTTCAAAAGGATTAACAGGCGGAACTATGCCAATGGGAATTACTACCTGTTCAGAAGAAATTTTCAATGCTTTTTTATCGGATGATAAATATAAAACCTTATTTCATGGCCATTCATTTACTGCCAATCCGCTGGCTTGTACTGCTGCACTGGCAAGTATGGAGCTTTTATTACAGGAAAATACACAGTTTGCCATCCAGAGGATTTGTAAGCAACATTCTGATTTCACCAAAATCCTAAATGAGCATGATCTTGTTGAAAATGTAAGACAAACAGGAACTATTTTGGCCTGGGACTTAAAGACCGATCAGGGAACCTCCTATTTTAATGAAACTGGTAAAAAGATCTACGATGAGTTTTTATCACGGGGAATTATTATGCGTCCTCTGGGAAATACAATGTATCTGGTACCTCCATACTGTATTACTTATGAAGAACTTGACTTTATTTATAAAAATATCATAAAAGTACTTCATCTATTTCTTCAACAGAAATAG
- a CDS encoding alpha/beta hydrolase, translating into MKNLISLFLVFISFTQISAQQIIHKEIFSPKMNKKIKTIIITPSLKPKTTYKTVYILHGFSGNPDRIVKEDLPNLTEKAKAYNTIYILPDGNYSSWYADSPIVKDSQYQTFIGKELVEFIDKNYPTKKEKRYRGILGWSMGGYGAMNIGVTYQDTFGTVGSSCGALDLKSLGKGYEQYKVNAVLGPLESLDPKFLTDSKIEKMIDSQQNYILDCGTEDQQMITMNRKFHEKLVAGKIQHLYIESLGGHTTAYWSRSLSDQLALFNKYFDNK; encoded by the coding sequence ATGAAAAATTTAATAAGCCTCTTTTTGGTATTCATCAGTTTTACTCAAATTTCAGCACAACAAATTATTCACAAGGAGATTTTCAGTCCTAAAATGAATAAAAAAATTAAGACTATCATTATTACTCCCAGCCTTAAACCTAAAACCACTTATAAAACCGTATACATTCTGCATGGATTCAGCGGTAATCCTGATAGGATAGTGAAAGAAGATCTACCTAATTTAACCGAAAAGGCAAAGGCTTATAATACAATCTACATTCTTCCTGATGGTAATTATAGCAGTTGGTATGCAGATAGTCCTATTGTTAAAGATTCCCAATATCAAACTTTTATAGGCAAGGAACTGGTAGAGTTTATTGATAAAAATTATCCTACAAAAAAAGAAAAGAGATATAGAGGAATTTTAGGGTGGAGTATGGGTGGCTATGGAGCCATGAATATTGGTGTTACCTATCAGGATACTTTTGGAACTGTAGGAAGTTCTTGTGGAGCTTTGGATTTAAAATCGTTAGGGAAAGGTTATGAGCAATACAAAGTAAATGCCGTTCTAGGGCCTTTGGAATCTTTGGATCCAAAGTTTTTAACCGATAGTAAAATAGAAAAAATGATAGATTCCCAGCAAAATTATATTCTTGATTGTGGAACTGAAGATCAGCAAATGATTACGATGAACAGGAAATTTCATGAAAAACTGGTAGCTGGTAAAATCCAGCACCTTTATATAGAATCTTTAGGTGGGCATACCACAGCATATTGGAGCAGGTCACTATCTGATCAATTAGCTTTATTTAATAAATATTTTGATAATAAATAA
- a CDS encoding aminotransferase-like domain-containing protein — protein MDSPVEIPYQSFVKINRTSDTSIYMQIANQLINAIQRGFLPFGTKLPGTRALSQTLEVHRNTIVAVYDELFAQGWVESIPNKGTFIIGKDQDEPLKFKNFESDELDHYPKVTGFSFKTSNILDNPFEHSACEYLFNDGVPDIRLTQIDQHSKIYSAILKRKGHHKMLGHYNHDGSEFFKKNLSRYLNLSRGLPISKNNLLITRSTEMSIYIVSEVLLSQGDTVLVGALSYFSVNMIFQKAGVNIISMPIDEEGIMVEHVREACKKQKIRMLYLTPHHHYPTTVTLSAQRRLELLNLANEFGFIILEDDYDYDFHYDKSPILPLASADTNGMVVYIGSFGKSLAPGFRTGFIVAPENLMAELRKHLGIIDRQGDILMEQVLGEMIAEGEIHRYLKKSVKIYQERRNHFAALLEECLGDLIRFQIPSGGLAIWIEWNVPINLMQLSRNCTQNNLFIPKTLLYQNKNLTAMRLGYGHLDFDEMKNSITILSGTVRAMLE, from the coding sequence ATGGATAGTCCGGTTGAAATTCCTTATCAAAGTTTTGTTAAAATTAACAGAACATCAGACACTTCAATTTATATGCAGATTGCCAATCAGTTGATTAATGCTATTCAGCGAGGCTTTCTTCCTTTTGGAACCAAGCTTCCGGGAACCAGAGCGTTAAGTCAGACACTGGAAGTGCACCGGAATACGATTGTTGCGGTTTATGATGAATTATTTGCACAAGGATGGGTAGAAAGTATTCCTAATAAAGGAACTTTTATCATCGGTAAAGATCAGGATGAACCTTTAAAGTTTAAAAATTTTGAATCCGATGAGCTCGATCATTATCCTAAAGTGACCGGTTTTTCCTTTAAAACATCCAATATTCTTGATAATCCTTTTGAACACTCCGCTTGTGAATATTTATTTAATGATGGGGTTCCGGATATCCGGTTAACGCAGATTGACCAGCATTCTAAAATTTACAGTGCTATCCTGAAACGAAAAGGGCATCATAAAATGCTGGGACATTATAATCATGATGGCAGTGAGTTTTTCAAAAAAAATCTATCTCGGTACCTTAATCTCTCTCGTGGTTTACCTATTTCCAAAAATAACCTTCTCATTACCCGCAGTACCGAAATGAGTATTTATATTGTTTCAGAAGTTTTGCTGTCACAAGGCGATACAGTTCTCGTAGGCGCGCTAAGCTATTTCTCCGTTAATATGATTTTTCAGAAAGCTGGAGTCAACATTATATCAATGCCGATCGATGAGGAAGGGATTATGGTAGAACATGTAAGGGAAGCCTGTAAAAAACAGAAAATCAGAATGCTTTACCTGACTCCCCATCATCATTATCCTACTACTGTAACGCTGAGTGCCCAACGGCGACTCGAGTTATTGAATCTGGCCAATGAATTTGGATTCATTATCCTTGAAGATGATTACGACTATGACTTTCATTATGATAAAAGTCCTATTCTACCACTGGCCAGTGCAGATACAAATGGGATGGTCGTTTATATTGGTTCATTTGGGAAATCACTCGCACCAGGATTCCGGACAGGCTTTATCGTAGCTCCGGAGAACCTGATGGCTGAATTGCGGAAACATTTAGGAATTATAGACCGGCAGGGCGATATTTTAATGGAACAGGTGCTTGGTGAAATGATCGCTGAGGGAGAAATTCACCGCTATCTCAAAAAGTCAGTGAAGATTTACCAGGAAAGGAGGAATCATTTTGCTGCATTACTGGAGGAATGTTTGGGAGATCTTATCCGGTTTCAAATACCCTCAGGCGGACTTGCCATCTGGATAGAATGGAATGTTCCGATTAATCTGATGCAGCTGAGCAGGAATTGTACTCAGAATAACCTTTTTATCCCTAAAACCCTGCTCTATCAGAATAAAAATCTTACTGCTATGAGGCTGGGATATGGTCATCTGGATTTTGATGAGATGAAAAACAGTATTACAATTCTTTCAGGTACCGTAAGGGCGATGTTGGAGTAA